The window CGATTGAGGAAATCCAATCCCGCATGACCGCATCGGGCGAACAGGTCATCCAGACGCTGGAAAGGCTGCTGAAGGAGCATTGGCTGGAAATTGATGAGGAGACCGAAGCGGATACGGGGATCCGATATGAACGATACAATTTAACGGGAGTATACCGCAAGCTGGCGGCCGCGGAGGAAACGATGCGCAGCCTTCAGGTCAGCGGAGCGAACTCCGGGAGGAGCGAAGCCCTCGGCGGGGCCGGATATACGATTTCGAAGGATAAGGGCAGAAACATGTTCACGATATTCGAACGGGAATTTGCCCGACCCCTGTCGCCGATGGAGTGCGAAACGATCAGCGGCTGGCTTGACCAGGACAAGTATGCGGAGGAACTGATCCTGGCGGCGCTGAAGGAAGCGGTATTTGCGGGCAAGCTGCATTTTCGCTATATCGACCGGATTCTTTTGGAGTGGAGCCGCAACCGCGTATTCAACGCGGAACAGGCGAAGGCCTTTACGCAGAAATTCCGCGGTGAACGGTAATCGCACCGAATTTCCGGCTCAC is drawn from Ferviditalea candida and contains these coding sequences:
- a CDS encoding DnaD domain-containing protein, which codes for MKDDQEIRGAFEQGMMLAMREGTVSVPHMLLKHYRKLRLSELEVMLIIHLLAFKEKEQKDFPTIEEIQSRMTASGEQVIQTLERLLKEHWLEIDEETEADTGIRYERYNLTGVYRKLAAAEETMRSLQVSGANSGRSEALGGAGYTISKDKGRNMFTIFEREFARPLSPMECETISGWLDQDKYAEELILAALKEAVFAGKLHFRYIDRILLEWSRNRVFNAEQAKAFTQKFRGER